CGATTAGTGAATTATCAATGCAAATGAATACTATATATGCCGCATTGGCAGGAGCTGAGAGGGTATTTGAAGTAATGAATGAGGCACCTGAAACAGCAGATGCATCAGATGCGTTAGAAATCTGTTCAGAAGTAGACCAGATGGAAGGAGCCCAGCCAATTAAAGGAGAAGTAGTGCTTAAGGATGTTACTTTTGGTTATGTTCCTGACAGGACTGTACTGAAACATATTAATGTAACAGCAAAACCCGGCCAGAAAATTGCTTTTGTGGGTTCCACAGGTGCAGGGAAGACAACCATTACAAACCTGATTAACAGGTTTTATGACATTGAAGAGGGAGAGATATTAATTGATGGTATAAATATTAAGAATATCAGGAAGGATTCACTAAGAAGAAATATAGCTATGGTACTCCAGGATACCCATCTCTTTTCTGGTACAGTCAGGGAAAATATCAGATATGGACGCCTTGATGCAACAGATGAGGAAGTGATAGCCGCAGCTAAAATTGCGAGTGCTCACTCCTTTATAGAAAGATTGCCCAATGGTTATGATACTGTACTGGATGGCGATGGTGCTAATTTAAGCCAGGGTGAGCGGCAGCTTCTGAATATAGCACGGGCTGCCATATCAAAAGCTCCTATTCTGATACTGGACGAAGCTACAAGTTCCGTTGATACAAGGACCGAAAAACACATTGAACGTGGTATGGACCAGTTAATGAAGAACAGGACTACCTTTGTGATTGCACACAGGTTATCTACCGTACGCAATGCAGATTTGATTATAGTTCTGGAAAATGGAAAAATATTAGAGCAGGGTACCCATGAAGAACTTCTTGCTTCGGGCGGAAGATACTACCAGCTTCATACCGGTGCAACTGAGCTTGATTAGTAGAAAATTTAATAATGGGTATAAGCAGGATACAAACAAGTTGTGACAGAAAACTTCATTATAAAATCAGGAATTAGATACAAACATGATAAAACAAAATATAAAGGAGGTAAATATAATGGTAGAAATTAATGGAATTCAGGAAGTTTATGAGTTTTTAAAGAAATGTGGAACATATTATTTGGCTACAGTTGAAGGAGACCAGCCAAGAGTAAGGCCTTTTGGAACAGTTGATATTTTTGAAGGAAAACTTTATATCCAGACCGGCAAGTCTAAAGCTGTATCCAGACAGCTACAGGCAAATCCAAAAGCAGAGATTTGTGCTTGTGATGATGGAAAGTGGCTTAGAGTAACTGGTAAGCTTATAAGGGATGACAGGGTAGAGGCCAAAAAGCATTTACTTGATAATTACCCAGAACTTCAATCATTATATTCACCTGAGGATGACAATACGGAGGTTCTTTACTTTGAGGACGCAACAGCAACATTCTATTCATTTTTTGATGAGCCAAGGACGATAGAGTTTTAACAGAAGAATCAGCAATTCATCTCCCATCCTCTGTAGGTGAGAGATGAATTGCTA
This window of the Clostridiaceae bacterium genome carries:
- a CDS encoding NimC/NimA family protein, with the protein product MQEVYEFLKKCGTYYLATVEGDQPRVRPFGTVDIFEGKLYIQTGKSKAVSRQLQANPKAEICACDDGKWLRVTGKLIRDDRVEAKKHLLDNYPELQSLYSPEDDNTEVLYFEDATATFYSFFDEPRTIEF